In Halobacterium sp. R2-5, the following are encoded in one genomic region:
- the tmk gene encoding dTMP kinase produces MLVTLEGIDGSGKTTVWEALRDARGDGYTFTREPTNSWYGDAVRRSIGEDDADPVAELFLYTADHADHLSRVIEPALADGDVVVSDRYSDSRYAYQGVALDGVVDRPMEYVRGVHQPWTRPPDLTLFFDVDPETGAARSGATNKFEQVEFLSRVRENYEQLAEYEPERFVRIDATNSPEEVLADAEDVLDRVLADQRDA; encoded by the coding sequence ATGCTCGTCACGCTGGAGGGCATCGACGGCAGCGGCAAGACCACGGTCTGGGAGGCCCTGCGAGACGCCCGCGGCGACGGCTACACGTTCACCCGCGAGCCCACGAACTCGTGGTACGGCGACGCCGTCCGCCGGTCAATCGGGGAGGACGACGCCGACCCCGTCGCCGAGCTGTTCCTCTACACCGCCGACCACGCCGACCACCTCTCGCGAGTGATCGAGCCCGCGCTCGCGGACGGCGACGTCGTGGTCTCGGACCGCTACTCGGACTCCCGGTACGCCTACCAGGGCGTCGCCCTCGACGGCGTCGTCGACCGCCCGATGGAGTACGTCCGCGGCGTCCACCAGCCGTGGACGCGCCCGCCGGACCTCACGCTGTTCTTCGACGTCGACCCCGAGACCGGCGCCGCGCGCTCGGGTGCGACGAACAAGTTCGAGCAGGTGGAGTTCCTCTCCCGGGTCCGCGAGAACTACGAGCAGCTCGCCGAGTACGAGCCCGAGCGCTTCGTCCGCATCGACGCCACCAACTCCCCCGAGGAGGTGCTCGCGGACGCCGAGGACGTCCTCGACCGCGTGCTCGCCGACCAGCGCGATGCCTGA
- the pdhA gene encoding pyruvate dehydrogenase (acetyl-transferring) E1 component subunit alpha, which translates to MHRAIGERDLADTAVDEATARDVFRDMVLAREFDERALSLQRRGWMPGYPPFRGQEGSQVGAAHAMADDDWLFPTYRSNAMQLARGVPASDILLFRRGYAEYHSDHDVDNFPQAIPIASQIPHAVGAGMAMDYTSDDNAAIAYFGDGATSEGDFHEAMNFAGVFDAPVVFLCENNNWAISLPREKQTASDSIAVKAEAYGFEGVQVDGNDPVAVYETITDALEDARSGSPVLVESLTYRQGAHTTSDDPDRYRPEEEDLPEWRTADPLDRFEAYLREQGVIDDEFVEECREDAEAELSAAIDAAEEVGEPDVDELFDYAYAERTPRIGDQKQWLESYLDDHDPQEQEF; encoded by the coding sequence ATGCACCGTGCTATCGGGGAGCGGGACCTCGCCGACACGGCCGTCGACGAGGCGACCGCACGCGACGTGTTCCGCGACATGGTTCTCGCCAGGGAGTTCGACGAGCGCGCGCTGTCCCTCCAGCGCCGCGGCTGGATGCCCGGCTACCCGCCGTTCCGCGGGCAGGAGGGGTCGCAGGTCGGCGCCGCGCACGCGATGGCGGACGACGACTGGCTGTTCCCGACGTACCGCTCGAACGCGATGCAGCTCGCGCGCGGCGTCCCCGCCAGCGACATTCTCCTCTTCCGCCGGGGGTACGCGGAGTACCACTCCGACCACGACGTCGACAACTTCCCGCAGGCCATCCCCATCGCGAGCCAGATTCCACACGCCGTCGGCGCCGGCATGGCGATGGACTACACGAGCGACGACAACGCCGCCATCGCGTACTTCGGGGACGGCGCGACCAGCGAGGGCGACTTCCACGAGGCGATGAACTTCGCGGGCGTCTTCGACGCGCCCGTCGTCTTCCTCTGCGAGAACAACAACTGGGCCATCTCGCTGCCGCGCGAGAAGCAGACCGCCAGCGACTCCATCGCCGTCAAGGCCGAGGCGTACGGCTTCGAGGGCGTCCAAGTGGACGGCAACGACCCGGTCGCCGTCTACGAGACTATCACGGACGCGCTGGAGGACGCCCGTAGCGGCAGTCCCGTACTCGTCGAGAGCCTCACCTACCGGCAGGGCGCGCACACCACTAGCGACGACCCCGACCGCTACCGGCCCGAGGAGGAAGACCTCCCAGAGTGGCGGACCGCCGACCCGCTCGACCGCTTCGAGGCGTACCTCCGCGAGCAGGGCGTAATCGACGACGAGTTCGTCGAGGAGTGCCGCGAGGACGCCGAGGCCGAGCTTTCTGCTGCCATCGACGCCGCCGAGGAGGTCGGCGAGCCCGACGTCGACGAGCTCTTCGACTACGCGTACGCCGAACGCACCCCCCGCATCGGCGACCAGAAGCAGTGGCTGGAGTCGTACCTCGACGACCACGACCCGCAGGAACAGGAGTTCTGA
- a CDS encoding Lrp/AsnC ligand binding domain-containing protein, translating into MVHAFIMVRTGAGASSDARDRVADLDGVVAAHVVAGQYDVIAEVDGSQVEDVLGTVSNRIGTVAGVTETKTYISLSAA; encoded by the coding sequence ATGGTTCACGCGTTCATCATGGTGCGGACCGGCGCGGGCGCGTCCTCGGACGCCCGGGACCGGGTCGCCGACCTCGACGGCGTCGTCGCTGCGCACGTGGTCGCCGGCCAGTACGACGTCATCGCGGAGGTCGACGGCAGTCAGGTCGAGGACGTCCTCGGGACGGTGTCGAACCGCATCGGCACGGTCGCGGGCGTCACGGAGACGAAGACGTACATCTCTCTGTCCGCGGCGTAG
- a CDS encoding TrkA family potassium uptake protein, translating to MRIVIVGAGRVGLRTARITASEGHDVTLVERDHDKVDRANNEGFGVVEGDGSNEDVLEKAGIDDANAIGALTGDLNTNFVACMVGKHHGCRTVMRIDEDYRENIYRKYAEEVDEIVYPERLGAIGAKNALLGGNVTAIADVAESLQVVQFTVTRDAPMHGYTLSELELPSGTRLLAFGKQDEPVGLPLPDDTLEVGDRIAVLTEFDALDGVRQILVGDDESADTATEVL from the coding sequence ATGCGCATCGTCATCGTCGGCGCCGGCCGCGTCGGCCTCCGAACCGCCCGCATCACCGCCAGCGAGGGCCACGACGTCACGCTCGTCGAGCGCGACCACGACAAAGTCGACCGCGCGAACAACGAGGGATTCGGCGTCGTCGAAGGCGACGGCTCCAACGAAGACGTCCTCGAGAAAGCCGGCATCGACGACGCCAACGCCATCGGCGCGCTCACCGGCGACCTCAACACCAACTTCGTCGCCTGCATGGTCGGCAAACACCACGGCTGCCGCACCGTCATGCGAATCGACGAGGACTACCGCGAGAACATCTACCGCAAGTACGCCGAGGAGGTCGACGAAATCGTCTACCCCGAACGCCTCGGCGCCATCGGCGCGAAGAACGCCCTCCTGGGCGGCAACGTCACCGCCATCGCCGACGTCGCCGAGAGCCTCCAGGTCGTCCAGTTCACCGTCACCCGCGACGCGCCCATGCACGGCTACACCCTCAGCGAACTCGAACTCCCCTCCGGCACCCGCCTGCTCGCGTTCGGCAAACAGGACGAACCCGTCGGCCTCCCGCTCCCCGACGACACCCTCGAAGTCGGCGACCGCATCGCCGTCCTCACCGAATTCGACGCGCTCGACGGCGTCCGCCAGATTCTCGTCGGCGACGACGAGAGCGCCGACACCGCAACGGAGGTGCTGTAG
- a CDS encoding Lrp/AsnC ligand binding domain-containing protein — protein sequence MVTAYVLVKANTGEADRLLDEIASVDGVTDAHIVAGDVDVIAKLDVESPTDVKDIAANTIQHTDGVEDTETYISM from the coding sequence ATGGTCACCGCCTACGTCCTCGTCAAAGCCAACACCGGCGAAGCGGACCGCCTCCTCGACGAAATCGCCAGCGTCGACGGCGTCACCGACGCCCACATCGTCGCCGGCGACGTCGACGTCATCGCCAAACTCGACGTCGAATCCCCCACCGACGTCAAAGACATCGCCGCCAACACCATCCAGCACACCGACGGCGTCGAAGACACCGAGACGTACATCTCCATGTAG
- a CDS encoding DUF5813 family protein, producing MTDTEREFAGSGKFEPEDGGFAPTTNDWDAAVAVDGDTVEIEVVVPTLDAATNDDVADVVEDGWYDTFERRVGDADSVTLAEDVDVASVSREDGDITVEITFTPRRGKADDDALALVNYVEGTWFQGVIPGYDYVEKVESMRQQAAENAESTEGTPL from the coding sequence ATGACCGACACCGAGCGGGAGTTCGCCGGCAGCGGGAAATTCGAGCCCGAGGACGGCGGGTTCGCCCCCACGACGAACGACTGGGACGCCGCCGTCGCCGTGGACGGCGACACCGTCGAAATCGAGGTCGTCGTGCCGACACTGGACGCCGCGACGAACGACGACGTCGCGGACGTCGTCGAGGACGGCTGGTACGACACGTTCGAGCGCCGCGTCGGCGACGCCGACAGCGTCACGCTCGCCGAAGACGTCGACGTCGCGTCCGTCAGCCGCGAGGACGGCGACATCACCGTCGAAATCACGTTCACACCCCGCCGAGGGAAGGCCGACGACGACGCGCTCGCGCTCGTGAACTACGTCGAAGGCACGTGGTTCCAGGGCGTCATCCCCGGCTACGACTACGTCGAGAAGGTCGAGTCGATGCGCCAGCAAGCAGCCGAGAACGCCGAAAGCACGGAAGGAACGCCACTCTAG
- a CDS encoding methyl-accepting chemotaxis protein: protein MSGAARESAGGLRGTLRDVVKYTPSGDSIPDEAWRSRHRNILVLLFAHVPFLFALGRFTGTEPYVTGASFTAVPMNLVVVEVGAIVVFALLASWPRLGRRARTAFVALGLLTCSAVLAHFSGGFIEAHFHFFVMVGVVAVYEDWLPFLVAILYVALEHSYFGMVAPGAVYNHPDALANPWGWALVHAVFVLALAGALVSHWMSIERSREEARLQMENAEQSDEQVEKLQEKRAELEAARAEAQEAKANAEARQQDVERLNEQLLARADELATAMDAVSDGDFTVDPPEGTDIEAIEEIGAAYGEMTRELSATIADLRAFAATVEDTTQSVHDDAESLEDTQQELATDIREFATDIRGQADDLEATADDLTNLSATIEEIAANAEEVSAEASTAADAAEAGTQTANEAIEAIEAIEESVGELAALVESLDSRMDDVAESTGLIDDIAEQTNLLALNANIEAARAGEEGDGFAVVADEVKALAEETREHSDAIEGTIEQTVADVDRVQAEMEQTKARIATGEETMTHAGEAFRDLTGTVSEVDASVDEVAAATDDGARTTEEVVDAISRVAERSRTVAERSESLADRAETGATTVSEIRVQLDELAGQTASLQDQLDAFDCAVDANEDEAAAVADTY, encoded by the coding sequence ATGTCAGGGGCAGCAAGGGAGTCAGCGGGCGGTCTACGCGGGACGCTCCGGGACGTCGTCAAGTACACGCCGAGCGGGGATTCCATCCCCGACGAGGCGTGGCGGAGTCGCCACCGGAACATCCTCGTGTTGCTGTTCGCGCACGTGCCGTTCCTGTTCGCGCTCGGGCGGTTCACGGGCACGGAACCGTACGTCACGGGCGCGTCGTTCACGGCGGTGCCGATGAACCTCGTCGTCGTCGAGGTCGGCGCCATCGTCGTGTTCGCGCTGCTGGCGAGCTGGCCGCGGCTCGGGCGGCGCGCGCGGACCGCGTTCGTCGCTCTCGGGCTGTTGACGTGCTCGGCGGTGCTCGCGCACTTCTCGGGCGGGTTCATCGAGGCGCACTTCCACTTCTTCGTGATGGTCGGCGTGGTCGCGGTGTACGAGGACTGGCTCCCCTTCCTCGTGGCGATTCTGTACGTCGCGCTCGAACACAGCTACTTCGGGATGGTGGCGCCGGGCGCGGTGTACAACCACCCGGACGCGCTCGCGAACCCCTGGGGGTGGGCACTCGTGCACGCGGTGTTCGTGCTCGCGCTCGCGGGCGCGCTGGTCTCCCACTGGATGTCCATCGAGCGCTCCCGCGAGGAGGCGCGCCTCCAGATGGAGAACGCCGAACAGAGCGACGAGCAGGTCGAGAAGCTCCAGGAGAAGCGCGCGGAACTGGAGGCCGCGAGGGCCGAAGCCCAAGAGGCGAAGGCGAACGCGGAGGCCCGCCAGCAGGACGTCGAGCGGCTGAACGAGCAGCTGCTGGCGCGCGCGGACGAGCTCGCGACGGCGATGGACGCCGTCTCGGACGGCGACTTCACCGTCGACCCGCCCGAGGGGACCGACATCGAGGCCATCGAGGAGATCGGCGCGGCGTACGGGGAGATGACCCGGGAGCTGTCGGCGACCATCGCGGACCTCCGGGCGTTCGCCGCGACCGTCGAGGACACCACCCAGTCCGTCCACGACGACGCCGAGTCCCTCGAAGACACCCAGCAGGAGCTGGCTACCGACATCCGCGAGTTCGCGACCGACATCCGCGGACAGGCCGACGACCTGGAGGCGACCGCAGACGACCTGACGAACCTATCCGCGACCATCGAGGAGATCGCCGCGAACGCGGAGGAGGTCTCGGCGGAGGCGAGCACCGCGGCGGACGCCGCGGAGGCGGGCACGCAGACCGCGAACGAGGCCATCGAGGCCATCGAGGCCATCGAGGAGAGCGTCGGGGAGCTCGCCGCGCTCGTGGAGTCGCTGGACAGCCGGATGGACGACGTCGCCGAGAGCACCGGCCTCATCGACGACATCGCCGAGCAGACGAACCTGCTCGCGCTGAACGCCAACATCGAGGCCGCGCGCGCCGGCGAGGAGGGCGACGGCTTCGCGGTGGTCGCCGACGAGGTCAAGGCCCTCGCGGAGGAGACCCGCGAGCACTCGGACGCCATCGAGGGCACCATCGAGCAGACCGTCGCGGACGTCGACCGCGTGCAGGCCGAGATGGAGCAGACGAAAGCGCGGATCGCGACCGGCGAGGAGACGATGACCCACGCCGGCGAGGCGTTCCGCGACCTCACCGGGACCGTCAGCGAGGTCGACGCGTCCGTCGACGAGGTCGCGGCCGCGACCGACGACGGCGCGCGGACGACCGAAGAAGTCGTCGACGCCATCTCGCGGGTGGCCGAGCGGTCGCGAACGGTCGCCGAGCGCAGCGAATCGCTGGCCGACCGCGCGGAGACCGGTGCGACCACCGTCTCCGAGATCCGCGTCCAGCTCGACGAGCTCGCGGGCCAGACTGCGAGCCTCCAGGACCAGCTCGACGCCTTCGACTGCGCGGTCGACGCGAACGAGGACGAGGCCGCGGCGGTAGCGGACACGTATTAG
- a CDS encoding ferredoxin translates to MTDADTVDPSEIGEADAPPVEEKPYKLVFEANKCFGAGKCAEVSDNWEMDITSGMAKPVSYFFDEDDLDHNVAAADACPAKKGDGVIHVVDRRTDEEIAPDPHGDGTLSVDW, encoded by the coding sequence ATGACCGACGCGGACACTGTCGACCCCAGCGAAATCGGCGAAGCCGACGCCCCGCCAGTCGAGGAGAAGCCGTACAAGCTCGTCTTCGAGGCGAACAAGTGCTTCGGCGCGGGCAAGTGCGCGGAAGTCTCCGACAACTGGGAGATGGACATCACGTCCGGCATGGCGAAACCCGTCTCGTACTTCTTCGACGAGGACGACCTCGACCACAACGTCGCCGCCGCCGACGCCTGCCCCGCGAAGAAGGGCGACGGCGTCATCCACGTCGTCGACCGTCGCACCGACGAGGAGATCGCGCCCGACCCCCACGGCGACGGCACGCTCTCCGTCGACTGGTGA
- a CDS encoding peptidylprolyl isomerase, producing MTKQATLHTSEGDIEVELYDERAPTTVENFVKLAEDDPAAGADPAPDTKTWEDPESGEVRGDSLYRDVAFHRVIDDFMIQGGDPTETGRGGPGYEFEDEFHDDLRHDDAGVLSMANSGPDTNGSQFFITLDAQPHLDDRHAVFGKVTDGMDVVEEIGSVDTDRNDQPKREVVLESVEIHD from the coding sequence ATGACCAAGCAGGCGACCCTCCACACGAGCGAGGGCGACATCGAGGTCGAGCTGTACGACGAGAGAGCGCCGACGACGGTCGAGAACTTCGTCAAGCTCGCCGAGGACGACCCAGCCGCCGGCGCCGACCCCGCGCCCGACACGAAGACGTGGGAGGACCCCGAGAGCGGCGAGGTTCGCGGCGACTCGCTGTACCGGGACGTCGCGTTCCACCGCGTCATCGATGACTTCATGATTCAGGGCGGCGACCCGACGGAGACCGGCCGCGGCGGCCCCGGCTACGAGTTCGAGGACGAGTTCCACGACGACCTCCGCCACGACGACGCCGGCGTGCTCTCGATGGCGAACTCCGGCCCGGACACGAACGGCAGCCAGTTCTTCATCACCCTCGACGCCCAGCCCCACCTCGACGACCGCCACGCGGTCTTCGGCAAGGTCACGGACGGCATGGACGTCGTCGAGGAGATCGGCAGCGTCGACACCGACCGCAACGACCAGCCGAAGCGCGAGGTCGTCCTCGAATCCGTCGAGATTCACGACTGA
- a CDS encoding anthranilate phosphoribosyltransferase — protein MSDSHDEWPLQRLMTEVVGSGPKSAEDMSREQATEAFERILDLQPDPTTLGAFWLANRWKRNNGEELGAYVDAMRRESVVAAEPDADPVDCGANYDGKGDSAILGVAAGVVAAAAGTPVVVHSGDRVPTQKQDAYKHVLDELGVRTDLEPAESAEMVDEHGFGFYYQPNFNPVVDALWDRRDNMGVRTFVNTVETLANPANADTHLGSFYHLAFAKKIVETARESEDVGFDRVLMFQGMEGYDDVRPGSTTVAEWSEGAELEDFTIETDDYGMDIESADLEVEDVAADSAEITADVLAGDRTDQFADAIRLNAALRMYAGEDVDSLDEGIDAADEVIASGRAESLLADLCSF, from the coding sequence ATGAGCGATTCGCACGACGAGTGGCCGTTGCAGCGCCTGATGACGGAGGTCGTCGGCTCGGGGCCGAAGTCCGCCGAGGACATGTCCCGCGAGCAAGCGACGGAGGCCTTCGAACGCATCCTCGACCTGCAGCCCGACCCGACGACGCTCGGCGCGTTCTGGCTGGCGAACCGCTGGAAGCGCAACAACGGCGAGGAGCTCGGCGCGTACGTCGACGCGATGCGCCGGGAGAGCGTCGTCGCCGCGGAGCCCGACGCCGACCCCGTGGACTGCGGCGCGAACTACGACGGCAAGGGCGACTCCGCAATTCTGGGTGTCGCAGCGGGCGTCGTCGCCGCGGCCGCGGGCACGCCCGTCGTCGTCCACTCCGGCGACCGCGTGCCCACGCAGAAGCAGGACGCCTACAAGCACGTCCTCGACGAACTCGGCGTACGCACCGACCTCGAACCCGCGGAGTCCGCCGAGATGGTCGACGAGCACGGCTTCGGCTTCTACTACCAGCCGAACTTCAACCCCGTCGTGGACGCCCTCTGGGACCGCCGCGACAACATGGGCGTGCGGACGTTCGTGAACACCGTCGAGACGCTCGCGAACCCCGCGAACGCCGACACCCACCTCGGCTCGTTCTACCACCTCGCGTTCGCGAAGAAGATCGTCGAGACCGCCCGCGAGAGCGAGGACGTCGGCTTCGACCGCGTGCTCATGTTCCAGGGGATGGAGGGCTACGACGACGTCCGCCCCGGCTCCACGACCGTCGCGGAGTGGTCCGAGGGCGCCGAACTCGAGGACTTCACCATCGAGACCGACGACTACGGCATGGACATCGAGAGCGCGGACCTCGAAGTCGAGGACGTCGCCGCGGACTCCGCCGAGATTACGGCGGACGTGCTCGCGGGCGACCGCACGGACCAGTTCGCGGACGCCATCAGGCTCAACGCCGCGCTCCGCATGTACGCCGGCGAGGACGTCGACTCCCTCGACGAGGGCATCGACGCCGCCGACGAGGTCATCGCCAGCGGGCGCGCCGAGAGCCTGCTCGCGGACCTCTGCTCGTTCTAG
- a CDS encoding Lrp/AsnC family transcriptional regulator: MAAADWRERVDDVDARLIDEYQSGFPIRERPFESVADELGVSEAEALERVERLREEGVFRRFGAVLNPPVIGSSTLAAVRAPEDRYDEIAETINGYRQVNHNYRRDHEYNQWFVVTAGSREKRDEILADIEDRTGCEVLALPMLTDYYIDLEFPVVNGDRFARESLDSTDVSATRISEDAAGDLSALDADLLLAIQDGFPLSATPYRDVANAIGAPVEDVLDATKRLLADGCIKRVGCVVNHVVTGFDANCMVVWDVPDDELDERGVSVGELPYVTLCYHRPRRPEQDWPYNLFTMIHGRESDAVDEKIDELAADHLPFEHERLYSEATLKQTGARYDDLVGE, encoded by the coding sequence ATGGCCGCGGCCGACTGGCGCGAACGCGTCGACGACGTGGACGCACGCCTCATCGACGAGTACCAGAGCGGGTTCCCGATTCGAGAGCGCCCCTTCGAATCCGTCGCCGACGAGCTCGGTGTCAGCGAAGCCGAGGCGCTCGAACGCGTCGAGCGCCTCCGCGAAGAGGGCGTCTTCCGGCGGTTCGGCGCCGTTCTAAACCCCCCTGTCATCGGCTCCTCGACGCTCGCGGCGGTGCGAGCGCCCGAGGACCGCTACGACGAAATTGCGGAGACCATCAACGGCTACCGGCAGGTCAACCACAACTACCGACGCGACCACGAGTACAACCAGTGGTTCGTCGTCACCGCCGGCAGCCGCGAGAAGCGCGACGAGATCCTCGCCGACATCGAGGACCGGACGGGCTGCGAGGTGCTCGCCCTCCCGATGCTCACGGACTACTACATCGACCTGGAGTTCCCGGTCGTGAACGGCGACAGATTTGCTCGAGAGTCCCTGGACAGCACGGACGTCTCCGCGACCCGCATCAGCGAGGACGCCGCCGGCGACCTCTCGGCGCTGGACGCCGACCTCCTGCTCGCGATTCAGGACGGCTTCCCGCTGTCTGCGACGCCGTACCGGGACGTCGCGAACGCCATCGGCGCGCCTGTCGAGGACGTGCTCGACGCCACGAAGCGCCTGCTCGCGGACGGCTGCATCAAGCGCGTCGGCTGCGTCGTCAACCACGTCGTCACCGGCTTCGACGCGAACTGCATGGTCGTCTGGGACGTCCCCGACGACGAGCTCGACGAGCGCGGCGTCAGCGTCGGCGAACTCCCGTACGTGACGCTGTGCTACCACCGTCCGCGCCGCCCCGAACAGGACTGGCCGTACAACCTCTTCACGATGATTCACGGCCGCGAGAGCGACGCCGTCGACGAGAAAATCGACGAGCTCGCGGCCGACCACTTGCCGTTCGAGCACGAGCGCCTCTACTCCGAAGCGACGCTGAAACAGACGGGCGCGCGGTACGACGACCTGGTCGGCGAGTAG